The Syntrophorhabdaceae bacterium genome includes the window GTTGTCGCTCTTCGATTCCATGACAATCTTAACGGGGACTCGCTGCACCACTTTGACAAAGTTGCCCGTGGCGTTCTCCGGCGGCAGCAAGCTGAAGACGGAACCGGTACCCGGCTGTAGACTATCCACGTGTCCCTTGAACGTGATCCCCGGATACGCGTCAACCTTCACCTCCACAGGCTGCCCTATGGCCATCTTCTTAATCTGCGTCTCTTTGAAATTGGCGATTATCCAGGTTTCTCCTTCCACAATGGAGAGAAGGGGTTGTCCCGGTTGTACGTACTTCCCGGCATCGACGTTTTTCTTGGCGATGGTGCCCGATACAGGGGCCCTGACAAAAGTCCGTTTCAGATCCAATTGGGCTCTATCCAACGAAGCCTCTGCCTCTTTGATTTTGAAACCCTGCGTGGTAAGACGCGCCTGTGCGGTTTCCAGCGCGGCCCCGGTCTCTGCAAGGGCAGCCTCTGAGGCGTCCCGTCTGGCCCGCGCCACCTTAAAACGTCCCTCGGCATTATCATACTGGCTCGCCGATACCACGTCTTCCTTACGGAGGTTTTCGTAGCGCTTCAATTCTTTTGCCGCCAGAGTTTCATCGGCGCGATTTGCCTCCACATTGGCCTCAGCCTGCGTCAAGGATCTCTTCTTCTCGGCGATGAGCGCCCGCAACTCACGCTCTTCTGCCTCAAACCGCGAGACCGTCTCTTTCTTTTCTGTGAGGGTACTCATATAATCTTCCGGGAAGATTTCAAGGAGCAGCATGCCGGCGGTCACCTGCTTGTTGTCATCCACGTAGACGTTCACTACCCTGCCCTTAACCTCGGCGGCTATGGGAACAATGACCCCTGCCGTATAAGCGTCGTCGGTGGTCTCGTGGGATAGGGAGTGGACAAACCGCGCTATCGAATAAACCAACGCTGCCAAGATAGCCAGGATGATCAATACTCTGAAGGACCATTTGCGCATTAACAACACGACTCATTCTACTGCGCACGTCAGCATCTGTCAAGCCATGTTGTTGACCTTCCGGAAGAGATTGCTCGCGTCCATATGGGAGACTACCAAAAGATTGCCAAACAATGGTGAATACACTATACTATGCGTCTCGGGGAAAAAGATATCGGGTTACGCAGCTATTTTCAAAGCAAGCGGCGTCTCCCAGGCGAACTTCCGGGCAAGGTATGGAAAAAAGAAAAGCTTTCATATTCATATGCGCAATGGTCACATGTGCCGCATTCCTGTTTGCGGCAGGCTGCAGATCAAAAGAAGAGCCCGTAAAAATTACCATCTCTGTTGAAGGAGAAGAGTTCTCCGATGCGGAAATGGCTATCGACGGACAATCCGCCGGTCACTTCACGCAAACACTCGTTAAATCCAACGGGGAGCTTTACATTGACGGAAGCCTGGTTACCACATTGCCGCCCGATTCACCTCAACGTACCAAAGAAGACACGTGGTCGGGATCAACAGATTCGATCACGCTCAAGCCGGGAGTTCATGCTATCGTCCTTCAGACAAGTGAAGGTAAGAGCCTTGAGATTACCGGAACCTTTTCGTCCGGCTACCACCTGATTACGTATTTCCCGGACGACGGGACTTTACGGTGTGATGGCGAATCCATTCCCGCAACCCCTGGGACGCCCATCAGCATAAAGGCCAAAACCAGGTCAAAATGAGCACGATTGCGTGCGTTTCCGGTATGCCGCCGCGAGACAACTCGCGAATCTCTAAAATAATCGTTGCGTTTGCTTGAGTCCTGTGCAATACTATTGCTGGAGTTTCGGAAGTATCTGTTCGTTGCAACCACATGAGTTTTTCTTTTGTAGTCTCTTCGTAACACAGTTCCGTATTCTTCCACATTCTAAAAAGGAGGTATGTCCACATGGCAAAAGGATCTGTGAAATGGTTCAACGAATCCAAAGGCTTCGGTTTCATCACGAGCGATGACAACGGCGATGTCTTCGTGCACTATTCCGCCATCCAGGACAGCGGCTTCAAATCCCTGTCCGAAGGCGAGATCGTGACCTTTGACGTGGTAAAGGGCCCGAAAGGCCTTGCAGCCGCAAACGTAAAGAAAGGCTAATTTCGCAAAGCAGGTTCGACTCATCGGACCTGCTTTCTCTTTCCAATCAACCTCGACGCTCTTTATCCACACGCCAATGTATTCGTGCTTGACCTTGCCCGCCATTATTGGTACAAAATTCTTTTGGATAGGAGAGGGCTTTCTCTCCCGTATTCGACGAATCCGATCGCATGCGCAATAATGATTTGTGAGGAGGGTATGCTATGAAAGTCATGGCCTTTAACGGAAGCGCCAGAAAAGACGGCAACACGGCCATATTGATTAATCATGCACTTCATGAACTTGCTCAGGAAGGCATCGATACCGAGCTCATCCAGTTTGCCGGTAAGAAGGTTTCGGGGTGCATTGCCTGTTATAAGTGCGCTGAGCTGAAAGACGGTACGTGCGCCGTTAAGGACGATCCGGTCAACGAATGGATAGACAAGATGCGGGCCGCAGACGCCGTCATTCTCGGGTCGCCGGTCTACTTTTCCGATCTCACGGCAGGCATTAAAGGTTTTATCGAGAGAGCGGGCATGGTATCGAGAACGGGAGGAGATTTTCTCAAGCACAAAATCGGCGCAGCGGTTGTTGCCGTGCGCAGGGCCGGTGCTATTCATGCTTTTGACTCGATGAACCATTTCTTTCTTATCACGCAGATGATTATCGTGGGAGCCAATTACTGGAACACGGGCATCGGGAGAAATGTCGGGGAAGTGGAGAGCGACCGAGAAGGCATCGAGACCATGCAAGTACTCGGCAGGAACATGGCCTGGCTTTTAAAACAACTTCACCCATAGCAAAAGGCGGTACCCAAGTTTTCATTGTGTCATCCGGGTGAAGGCAGGGATACTGCAGCAAAGAGGCGGTAATGGGAAATAAGTATTCGCTGATAGGCAGCGGCGTTCGTCGATGCATCCTCTGCGCGCTTTTGCTTATCGGAAGCTATGTCGCGCCGGTACACGCGAGCGACACAGGCCAGGTCCCTTTGGCGGGCAGCGTCTCAGGCTATAAGACAAAACACATATTTATCGTTGTCATGGATGGGGTTCGGTACTCGGAGACCTTCGGCGACCCAACCCATACATTGATCCCGCACCTCTACAATGATCTCAAGCCGGAAGGTGTTCTCTTCACAAACTTCTATAACAGAGGCGTCACCATTACCCGCCCCGGGCATAGCACGCTCATCTCCGGCACCTGGCAGGCAGCGCCGAACGGAGGTTCGCGCGTCACGCGCCCTACGCTCTTTGAGTATTACCGGGACGAGAAGGGTGCGCCCGCCACCAAGTGCTGGTCCATCTTTGGAAAAGGTCGCTACGCCTTTGAACCTTACAGTTCTCATCCGGCTTACGGAAGTCGATTCGCCCCTCAGCATGTAAACGGAGGTGGAAGAGATAATCCGCTCTCCGAAGATACGCCCGAGGGAAATGTTGCCGTCTTGAACAAGGTAATCGAGGTCATGAAAAAAGATCAGCCTGATGTCGTGCTCATCAATTTCGGGTACACGGACCACGTTGCCCACGTTTCACCGGACATCGGAAATTATTACGCAGCGATCAAAAATTGCGATGAGCAAATGTGGAGGCTTTGGAACGCTATCCAGACCGATCCTCACTACCGTGATTCAACGACGGTCTTCTTCACCAACGATCATGGCCGCCATACATATGATTTCCAGAATCATGGCGATCACTGCGACGGGTGTGAGCATGTGATGCTCCTTGTTATCGGCCCGGATATCAAGAAAGGTGTGGTGATCGATAAAGAAGCCTTGCAGATAGACGTGGCGCCGACTGCCGCCGAGCTTCTCGGGATCGAGACCCCTCTGTCGACAGGCAAGGTGTTGAGTGAGTCCATGATCAAGTATTTAAAGCTCAATAAAAAAGAAGCGAGAACGGAGGCAGCTTTCAAGGCCATAAGGGTGGAAAAACTCGCAGATCGAGACCTGATAAAGGCTGCCGCCGACTTTGTGCTCGCAGCGGTAAAACCCGAGTCCATTTATGCGAATCAGGAGGGGGAACTCACACTTACCGGTATGATTCGAGCCTACAGAGAGACAAAAGATCAACGGTATTTTGAATTCGTACAAAGATGGATTGACAGCCACAATGCGTCCGGCACCGTGGATGAACAGATCACGCTCGCAAGGGTGATCGTTGCATTGCCTGCCGAGGCCCGTCAATTCTACCTCACGCTGGCCCGGGTGGTTGCCGATCGCGCAGCCGAAGGACAAATCGAGCCGTCAGAACGAAACCGCGCATTACAGCTCGCGGTTCTCTTAGGGCATTTCTCGGAGATAACGCATAAACCGCTATACTACGAGGCCGGGCTCAAAATCCTCAAGGCGGCTTTGACCCGTTCGTCTTCAAAGCATTCTACCCCGCGCGAAAACGCCCTCGATTTCATCCTTCTGGGACAGGCCGCCGCAGTCTTCAAGGACGACAGCACCGTCATGAGGACTTATATCCTGGCGCAGGCGAGAACTCTGCTCGATATGAAGGAAGAAGGTGCGCTCTGGGAAGACCCGATCCTGTCGGTCTTAAATCTTTGCGGCGTTGAAGCTCCGAAGCGCCGCGGAGCGCTCAAGGAATTCGTCAGGGCAAAACCAGGGGAAGTAAGGTCCGTTCCATCTTCGGTGCAGACGATGACGGAGCAGGACCTAAGAGCCTTGTTCCCGGAGCGGCCCCGCGCGCCTTTTACCAATCTGCAGAGCCAACTTATCGACCTTGTGGCTGAGCGAGGCAAACAGAATATCGCCTTCAGCCTTGATATGCTCCGTTACGCGGTGAACGAGGCGGGCGCCTATGCCGATGGCTCGTTCGCAGCACAGGGCGGTTTTCTCACCTCCTACAGGAAGCTCGACTGGCATTACGGCGGCAGCGCCTGGCCCGGACGATAGCCCTCAGGCCTCATTCCCACCCGAAACGTCTCTTTTGTTCCTCTCCAAAAACAGATCGTGGCAATCCGTTGCATCGCCCTGTCATGATGACGATATTTTACTCATTAACCGACCGCACGGGAGGTGGGTATGAAAAGGTCAGAGCAATTGGAACAGATTGAGAAACAACTGGTCGAAAGGAAGAACAGGGTCTTTCAAGCGCACAGAAAGGCTGAAGAGGGTCGTAAGGAATTGATGGAGCCCGACTCGGAGTTCGAGGAGACCGCCCAGAAAGAGTCCATGGAAGACGTGCTGGCAGCGCTCGACGAGCGCGAGAAAGAAGAGATCGAGGCCATAGACCTGGCACTGTCCAGGATTGAGCTCGGCGAATACGGCCTGTGCGAAATCTGCGGCAGAAGGATTTCCATCGGCCGTCTTAAGGCAATCCCCTGGACATCACTCTGCAGTCAACATGCAAGGACCTGGTCGAATCCGGCGGCCACCGTCGGCGCAGGACGCTTTAAGGCCACGATCCCTTCTGTAGAGAAACGTGCACCCAGATAGGCAAAAAAGTACCTCGTGAGGTTCCTCTACGGACCCGAATGAGCGTTACCACGTCATGGCACGGGCAAGGGTTGCAAAAGAAGTGTCCTCAGTGTTATTTTTAACTATAAGCTTAAGGGCCTTGAGGAGGAGATATGCAGAGCAATTTAGAGATTTGTTGGATCAAACGAATTCATATAGCCGCTCTCACCGTTACGCTTGTTGTGCTCCTCGTTTTCTACGCAGCCGGCACGTGTGCCGCTGCCACGGCAGAGGACCTCACAACAGCTTTCGTGCGTGTAGCTAAAGAAGCTATTCCTGCGGTGGTACATGTAGAGGTAACCGAACGTAGAGAGGTTGCAAATCCGCTTCTACCTTTTGAAAACGACCCGTTCTACCGGTATTTCTTTGGCGGGCCCAAGATGCCGAAGAAGTTCAAACAGGAGGTAAAGGGACTTGGCACCGGCATGATCATGGATGCGCAGGGCCATATCCTTACCAATTATCATGTGGCGGGCGGGGCCACAAAGATCGAGGTCCAGCTTTCGACGGGTCAAAGATATACAGCGAGGCTTATAGGCGGCGACCCTAAAACGGATCTCGCAGTGATAAGCATCGATACAAAAGAAAGGCTTCCCTTCGTGAAGTTCGGAAATTCGGACAAGATGGAAGTAGGTCAATGGGTAGTGGCGATCGGCGCGCCCCGCGGGCTTGATCAGACCGTAACGCAGGGAATCATAAGCGCTAAGCACCGAACGGGTATCACTGACCCGACCAGTTATCAGGATTTTCTCCAGACCGACGCAGCCATCAACCCGGGTAATAGCGGTGGTCCGCTTCTCAATCTGCAAGGGGAGGTAATCGGGGTGAACTCCGCAATAGCCTCTTCTTCGGGCGGCTTCGAAGGGATCGGTTTTGCGATCCCCAGTAATATCGCCGTGCATATCGGCAGGACGTTGATTGCCCACGGTAAGGTGGAACGGGGATGGCTCGGAGTTTCCGTGGGGGATATAACCTATGAACAGGCACAATCATTCGGCATGAGTGTGCCCAAGGGCGCTCATGTGGAAGATGTTATGAAAGATAGTCCGGCGGCAAGGGCAGGATTAAAGAAAGGCGATGTAATAACCGTATTCGACAACAAGGAGGTTGCCAACTCGAGCGAACTGCGCAATCAAGTGGCAGTTACCCCTATCGGCAGTACGGTCAATCTGACCGTGTTGAGAGACCACAAGCCGTACGTTCTTTCGGTGAAAATAGGCAACCTCGATGACGCCACCAAGACCTTGCTCACATCTGTTGAATCAAAACTCGGGGCAGGTTTCCGACCCACAACCGCAAGCGAGCAGGACAAATACAGCTTGAGTGCTGGTCAGGGGGTCGCCGTTACCCGTGTTGATCCCAAGGGGCCTCTTGGCGAATCGGGCTTCGAGAAAGACGACATCATAGTGGAAGTAAACGGGCAGGCAGTAGCAGGCATGGAGAGTTTTGTGGGGATGATAAATACTCTTGAGCCCAAACGTCAGGCCACCTTTCTCGCCATCGACCATAATACGGGCAACTCAGGCTATGTGGCCGTAACGATCAAGTAACGCGCTGCGCACCCTATGAGGCAACGCGCGACAGGGGGTTTTGAAACCGTGGCCAAGTATGCCGTAGCGGGAACATACTGTCGCATTGCGGTTATTCTAGCGGCGCTGACGGGCATTCTGTACACGGGTGCCCCTCAGGGTGCCAGAGCCGCTGAGGAGGCGCAGGACAGAACCGTAGTCTCGTCCGATAGCAAGCCTTCCAAAGCACCCGCCGAGGCGTCTTTCGACACAAAACTTTCAGTTACCCGTCACAGCCTCGAAATTGACGGCACGACTCTGAAATACGAGGCTACGGCCGGTTATATGCCCCTTAAAGAGTCTTCCGGCAAAACAGAGGCGTACATCTTCTTCACCGCCTACACAAAGAACAATGGGGATGAAGAATCACTTAGGCCGGTCACATTCGTGTTCAACGGCGGCCCGGGCGCGGCATCCCTCTGGCTGCACATCGGGGCGCTGGGTCCGAAGAGGGTCCCTATTGACCACGAGATGAGGGTCGCACTTCCCCCGTACCGCCTGGTGGCGAATCGCGAGACATGGCTCGATTTCACGGACCTCGTCTTTATTGACCCTGTGGGAACAGGATATAGCCGGCCCGCTCACGGCGTGGACCCAAAACAATTCTACACGGTAAAGGGTGATATTGAATCGATCGGCGAATTCATAAGGCTCTACTGCACAAGGTACGACCGCTGGCTCTCCCCCAAATTTCTGGCCGGGGAAAGCTATGGGACGACACGGGCCGCGGGTTTGTCCGGTTTTCTTCAGGATACGCTCGGCATGTATCTCAACGGGATCATTCTGATCTCGTCGGCTCTCGATTTCCAGACGATCACTTTTTCGGCTAAGAACGACCTTCCCTACGCGCTCTATCTGCCCGCTTACACGAACGCGGCCTGGTACCACAGGAGGCTCTCCCCTCCCCTCCAGGAGAATCTTGCAAAAACCAGGAAGGAGGTTGAGGAGTTTGCTCTCACCGAATATCTGACCGCACTGGCAAAAGGCGCGGAGCTTACCGTCCCGGAGCGCGAGAAGATCGTCGACAAGCTTTCGCTCTTCACGGGTCTCTCAAAGACGTATGTGAGGAATGCGGACCTGCGTATCGGGCGCGATGGATTCGTAGCGGAGTTGCTCCGCGACGAGCATCAGAGAATCGGTACCCTCGATGCCCGGATTACGGGACCTTACGAATTCAGGCGCTTCATGGACGATCCGAGCGTCTTTGACGTGGCGGGGCCGCTCGTTGCGGCCTACAATCAGTACGCCCGCAACGAACTCAAGTATGAGAACGACGCGACCTATGAGTTTCTGTCTACCAAGGTCAATGAATCATGGAACTGGGGGTCGGCGGCAGAGGGATATGTGAACGTTGCCGATGTATTGGCGCGAGCCATGAAGAAAAACGACTCCTTGAGGGTCTTTGTGGGGAGCGGTTACTACGACCTGGATACGTCCTATTTCGGCGCCATGTTCACGGTGAACCACCTGGGCTCGGATCCCGCCCTTCAGACACGTGTCACCATGGCATTCTATGACGCGGGGCACCAGATGTACACTCACGGCTCTTCTCTCACAAAGCTCAAAGTTGACGTAGCCAACTTCTTCAAGGCCTGTTTGCCGACCCGGTGAAAAAGACTCTTATCTGCCGCTGACGGAAGTTATCCGACTATATGATTGATGTCATGACCACACTAAAACCCTATTTCGAGCATTACGGATACTGGGCTATTGTTGCCGCCGTTCTCCCTGCGGGGTTCGGTATTCCTACGCCGGGTGAAACAACCCTCATCGTGGCGACAATTCTTGCCGTAAAAGGGGAATTGTCCTTGAGCCTTGTGATCGTCACCGCGCTCTGTTCAACCATCGCAGGAAACACTGTCGGTTATTGTCTCGGTTATTATGGTGGACGACCCATCATCCTCCGATGGGGCCGATACCTCGGGGTTACGGAAGGTCGCCTTTCCGGCACCGAGCTTTTTTTTGTGAAGCATGGCGGCAAGGTGCTCCTCTTTGCCCGCTTTTTTGACGTGTTCCGGCAGTTAAACGGCATCGTGGCCGGTGTGGCCCGCATGGGTCCCGTGCGTTTTCAGGTGTACAACACCTTCGGCGGATTCCTGTGGGTAGGATGCTGGGCCGGAGCCGTCTATGCGTTAGGCCACAGGATGAGAGAGCTTCACCGGGTTTTCGTAAAGGTCGAATCTGTTCTTGTTATCGCCCTTGTCATCGCATCGATAGCGCTTGCGCTCCGCCTGTTCCGTCGACACACCTCGCGGCAACAACCGCCATAGACTTGAAAAAACAGGAGCTCCCTCACACCTGAATTCTTGAGAAGAAGAAACTTCCCAGGGCCATGAGTGCCGAGGCGACAAGAGCGAGCACGATAAAATCGGTGATGAGCCCCAGGTGGGCGCCGTGTATCAGGATCCCTCGCAAGGCGTCCACGCCGTAAGCGAGTGGATTGACTGCCGCTATAAAACCCACCGCCCGGGGCAGGCTTTCCATGGGAAAGAGGGCGCCGGACAGAAAGAACGTGGGCATGATGAGAAAGTTGATGATCAGTTGAAACCCCTGCATGTCCTCGATGAAACAGGCTATGGCCGTTCCGAGGGCGCAAAACATGACCGCAATGAGGCTCATGTAGACGAGCGCAAGGGGCAAAAGGGTCATGCTCGCAGGGCGAAACCCGATAAGGAGCGACAGGAAAAACACAATGATACCCTGAAGCACGGCTACGGTGGCTCCCCCCAAAGTTCTACCGACCATTATCCTGGTCCTCGAAACCGGCGCCACGAGAATCTCTTTGAGAAAACCGAACTGTCTGTCCCAGAGCACTTCAATTCCGGAGAAGGTTGCCGTAAAGAGGATGCTCATCGCAATAATACCCGGCGCCAAGAACTGTACGTAGTTGCCGCCGCCCGCTTTTGTGTAAATGGGCCCGAAGCCAAAGCCGAGGGCAACAAGAAAGAGAAGTGGCTGGCCCAGGGAACCTATGATCCTTGCTTTTGAGCGGGAATACCGCTTTAACTGCCTCAACCAGAGTACGTAGATCGCCCTCACCGGCCGCGCCCCCTGAAGAATCTCCGCCGTGTCCTCAAACGCTCGAGGCTATCCGGCTCCTCTGTCCGGATGTCACGACCCGTGAGCGCAATGAAGGCATCCTCAAGGCTTGAGGTGTTTGTCTTGTCTTTGAGTTCGTCAGGAGTTCCCTGAACCATGATCTTTCCGTGATCGATGATCGCTATGCGACGGGCCACACGTTCCGCCTCTTCCATATAATGAGTGGTAAAGAAGACCGTTACGCCTTCCCGGGCATTGAGCTCCTTGATGTAGTTCCAGATAAGATTCCTGGTCTGGGGGTCAAGGCCCAGGGTCGGCTCATCGAGGAACAGGATACTCGGGTGATGGAGGAGGCCTCGGGCGATCTCCAGCCTTCTTTTCATCCCTCCTGAGAAGTTCTTGACGAAATCGTTCCTCCGGCTCCATAACTCCACGATGGTGAGCAGTTCTTCGATCCTTTCTACCCTCGTCTCTCTGGGCACGTTGTACAGTATGCCGTGGTATTCCATGTTTTCATAGGCAGTGAGTTCCTCGTCGAGGCTCGGGTCCTGAAATACGATGCCGAAAGTCTGCCGCACCTTATGCGGCGAAGTAACCGGATCGTAGCCATTCATCGAGAGTTTGCCCGTCGTGGGACTAAGGAGCGTGGTGAGAATCTTGATTGTCGTGGATTTACCCGCCCCGTTGGGGCCCAGGAATGCGAATATCTCGCCCGCTTTTACGAAGAAGGTGATATGATCGACGGCAACAAATCCGTCGAATCTTTTGGTGAGATCGTTGACGGAGATAATATATTCTTCATCGGGTTTTACTACAGCCTCTTTCAACATATGTCTCTGCAAGTCATGAACTGTCCCGCACTCTCTGCCCTCGTTTGCATGGCGTTCACCGGGAACCTCCCGCGCCGATGCCCTTAAGCCAAGAGTATGAAAGATTGCACGTCAGCTTGTCAAGGAGTAAACACAGAGGCGGCGCATGGGAGGCGGCACCCTGACCGCGAGGCGCATCAAGCCTTGTCGAGATTAAGACCGCAGGCTATCGAAAGTCAACCTAGCGGCGTCCGCCGCCGCCGTGAGAGGGCGCCTGTGCACCCGAACCGCCGCGTGAAGCGCCGCCGGTCTGTGACCCGGACCGCATAGACGGGGACGGTGCTCCACGAGAAACAGGCCTTGCGTTTGCACGCGGGGCAGCCCCTCCCATTGAGCCCCCGCGCAAAGACGGGTTGGCTGTCCGCGGCGCCGGGGATGCCATCCTCTCGGCGGGCGAAGGTGTGTTCAATGAACCCCCCCTGCGAAAGGGCGGGGTGACCGTCCTTGCGTTCGGCACCGCCATGCGTTCGTGGGGCGCATGAAACACCCTGGTTGCGGCGCCGGGGACCCCTGTGGAGATAAAATTCCCCGAACGCGGCGCGCCCACACCGGCAAACGTTCGTCCGTTATATCTGCCCATAGGATCGATTCTGAACACCCTGTGGGCTGTGATATCATTGAAATGGTTTGATAAGAAAACGGCCCTGTGATGAAAGAAAATGGTCCTGTGAAAGTCGTGGAGGATAAAATATCCGGGAAACCAGAAACCACCGCACCAGAATGGAAAGGGTATCCAGGCATACAGGTAATAAAAATCAGGCGGAGGCGCATAGTACGTGATCACGGGCGGTCCCTCATCATAATAGTAGTTGTTGATTGCAGCGGGATCCGGGTAATTTTCCGCGCCGGCTATTTGGGGTTGTCCCGATCCGGTATACGGAGAAATCGCCAGACCCATCTGGGTGTCCACGTCATTGAGTCTTCTTAAGGCTTCATCCCTGTTCACGGACAATCTTCCACCCAGGGCCGCATCGCTCACCGCATTCTGCAATTCACCCATAACATCGGGCGTAACAGGGTAATCGGCAATCCATCCGTTCCGGGGGGCTATGCCGATTTGACCGAGCCGTGTCTCGGCTTCCACTTCATCGTCGGTCGTTCCGAGACCGAGGGCGGACGTGAGCGCCACGGCAAAATCGCCCTCACGCACCGTTTGTGCCCCTACCGGCGGCGGCCCCGATTGGGCATGAAGCACTGGCGGCGTAAATACGAATAAAAGGCCGATAATGATCGCCCCCTTTCTTCGAAAGGATATTTTCATGATATCTACCTCCTTACCGGATAATTTCCCCCTGTCGCACTATTCCAATTAAATGCTCAAAATGGTCGAGCGGCTGCGCCTCAATACCCGATAAACCTAAGGCTCGAATCACAACTTGTAAAGGGAACCGCGCAAATATGGGAGGGCATGCCTCACAGGGCCTGCCTTACGCGTTATCGCTGTATTGTGCTCTTAACAAATGGACCTGCTGTCATGAATGTCTCACGCCTGTCGCGACGCGCAGGCGATCAGTACCTCCACGGACCCGCTATTTCTTGAGGCTTGAAAACCACATGTATCCGTCATAGATGTCTTCGTCCAGAAAAACGAATAGAAACTTTCTTCTGTCGTCGGTAATAGTATCCTCATCATAATAGTAAGACCAGAGCGTTCTCACCTTAAGCCCTAAGGGGAGCTTTTCCTTGCCCTTACCGAAAGGCTCCCCGAGAACTTTCAGCACATCTTCTCCGGTGGACACACCCGGCTGCAAGGATGTCTCGAGGGGCGTGATCTCAGGCAGCCTCCCTGCACGCGCATGTACGTCACAACCCGCGGCCAGAACCATCATGGCCATGAGACAGGTGAGTGTGATCCCCTTTTTCTCCCAGGAATTCTTCCTGCGCCCGTCCGGTAGTGCACGCGAGACCCTGGTCCTGGCTCTTTGGTTTCCCTTATCGCCTTTTTTCATCACATCCGATGCGTATAGCTTGATGGGGATACGCTCTCTTTGTTCCGCGGGATCTTTGAGCTACTTGCAAAAGTGGGGGGTATGAGAATCATGAACCGGACAGACGGACGACATAACACCATCAGCCTGCCCGGCGTCTTGCGACCCCCCGTTTTTCTCCGCTCGACACACCTGTTCGGACCTTTTACGCGCCCTTTACCGATGTTCACGCATCCCCTCCAGCCGCCTCATGTCTCTGTGATAGCAAAATCATCATGGGGTAAGTATACGGGGAAACGATAAGGCCGTGTATACCGGTTTGGTGCGCACTTAGTACTTAGGCAAATTAGGTATTTACTATGATAGAGATAATAAATAGGACTGGAGATTTATCTTTTTATTCGCTATATTGAGCTTTCGTCTGATGTTGTAGCGATGAATATCGATGGTTCTGGGGGAAAGGTTTAATATCTGCGATATTTCTTTGGTCGTCTTGCCTTTCTTCATGAGATCCGCTATCTGGATCTCTTTGGGCGTAAAATTCTCATACCGTGAAGCCATGCTCCTGATAAACGGCGAGAGTATATTGTTGAGGTTTGATTCGATAATGTCCACAATGGCCCTGTCCTGAGGGCGACCCGCTTTGAGCCTGTCAACGTAAGGCAGGACAAGTTCCTTGATATTGTGAAAGATCTTCCCCTCAAGCTCGCTGTTGTCCTTTTCACGATGTTGTAAGAGAACGCGCAGGGCGGCATTTGTCTCCTCAAGGCTTCTCGACTTGTTTTCGATCTCTTCCTGCATCTTTTTCCGTTCCGTAATATCGACGACTGTACCCTCGTAAAACAAATCCTTGCCGTCTGAGCTCCTTACCATCCGCGCGTTCATGCTGACCCACATCGTATTTCCATCACGATTGCGGCAGTGAAGTTCAAAATCATGCACCTGTCCGAATTTTGCAAGCCGGCCTACGAGTTC containing:
- a CDS encoding DedA family protein, which gives rise to MTTLKPYFEHYGYWAIVAAVLPAGFGIPTPGETTLIVATILAVKGELSLSLVIVTALCSTIAGNTVGYCLGYYGGRPIILRWGRYLGVTEGRLSGTELFFVKHGGKVLLFARFFDVFRQLNGIVAGVARMGPVRFQVYNTFGGFLWVGCWAGAVYALGHRMRELHRVFVKVESVLVIALVIASIALALRLFRRHTSRQQPP
- a CDS encoding ABC transporter permease; the protein is MRAIYVLWLRQLKRYSRSKARIIGSLGQPLLFLVALGFGFGPIYTKAGGGNYVQFLAPGIIAMSILFTATFSGIEVLWDRQFGFLKEILVAPVSRTRIMVGRTLGGATVAVLQGIIVFFLSLLIGFRPASMTLLPLALVYMSLIAVMFCALGTAIACFIEDMQGFQLIINFLIMPTFFLSGALFPMESLPRAVGFIAAVNPLAYGVDALRGILIHGAHLGLITDFIVLALVASALMALGSFFFSRIQV
- a CDS encoding ATP-binding cassette domain-containing protein, yielding MLKEAVVKPDEEYIISVNDLTKRFDGFVAVDHITFFVKAGEIFAFLGPNGAGKSTTIKILTTLLSPTTGKLSMNGYDPVTSPHKVRQTFGIVFQDPSLDEELTAYENMEYHGILYNVPRETRVERIEELLTIVELWSRRNDFVKNFSGGMKRRLEIARGLLHHPSILFLDEPTLGLDPQTRNLIWNYIKELNAREGVTVFFTTHYMEEAERVARRIAIIDHGKIMVQGTPDELKDKTNTSSLEDAFIALTGRDIRTEEPDSLERLRTRRRFFRGRGR